The following DNA comes from Crateriforma spongiae.
ATCGGGACACGATAGCCGCCCTCGTACGTGCTGCCCTTGCCTTCACGCAGCGGGCCGTTGTCGGCCCCGGCACTGGTTTTGCCGCCGTTGTCGCTAAGGAAAACGATCAGCGTGTCGTTCAGTTGCGATGTTTCGGCCAACGCATTGGCGATCTGACCGACGCCGCGGTCGACGGCGAAGACCATGCCGGCGTAGGTGCGTCGATTTTCGTCATCAATGTGTGCGAAGGGGGCCATGTCTTCCGGCTTGGCTTCCAGCGGCGTGTGCGGCGCGTTGTAGGCCAGGAACATGAAGAATGGTCGATCGTCAGCGGCTGCATCATGGATGATTCGGACGGCTTCGCGCGACAACCCATCGGTGACGTATTCGGTTTCCTTCACCGGTCGGCCGTTGTGTTCCAGTGGGCGAACATATTCGTTGATGTGCTGAATGCCGCGCGCCTTTTGGCGTTCATAGACGCCCTGGAACTGTTGGGGGAAATACTTGTGTCCGCCGCCCAAGAAGCCGTAGTATTCTTCGAAACCACGGTGATTGGGGTGAAACGACGATTGGATCCCCATGTGCCATTTGCCCACCGCGGCGGTGAAGTAGCCGCTACGCTGCAGCACCGTGCTGATCAAGACTTCGTCGGGATCGATGCCGTGTTCCGCATAGGCATCCGCCCCTTGGCCGCTGTTGGGCAAGTTGAACGGAGCGCCGAATTGATGCGGGTAACGTCCCGACATCATGCCCATGCGGCTGGGGCCACAAAACGGATGGGCCACATAGCCCGACGTGCACACCGTTCCCGCTTTGGCCAATGCGTCCAAGTTGGGGGTTTGGATATCGGTTGATCCGTTGAACCCGACGTCGGCATAACCCAAGTCGTCGCACATGATGACCAGGATGTTTGGTCGTGACGTATCATCACCGGCGATCGCATCATTCGCGTTGATTTCATCGGTGGCGAACATCGCCCCAACGCCAACGATCGCAAACGCGATGGATGGAATGAATGTTCGTAGGAGCATATCAGTAACCAAGTGGTTTTCCCTGTTGGTAAAGCGACTGGATTTCGTTGGCATCCAAAGCCGCGTCGTAGATGGCCAATTCATCGATCTGGCCGTTCAGATTACGAACGGCAAACCATGGCGAATTGCGAAGCGGTTGCCCCCAGTTGCCGATCTCGGCGGGGCCGATCCGCAGGTCCTGGACATGAAATTTAGGCTGGATGACTTCATCGCCGACAATGTCGCCGTTTACGTACTGGGTGACGCGTCGATTCGGTGGGTCATAGACCGCGACCAAGTGGAACCATTGATTACGGTTGCTGTCGTTCCAAAACGGACGCGTCTTGTACAGGTGGTGAAACCGGGCTTGCGGGTGACCGCCCAGTCCCGTTCCGGGCGTGTCGTCGACCATCACGGAAAACAACAACCGGCCGTCTTGGTCGATTTGCCAGTGGGGTTCGCCGTTTTCATAGCCGTCGGCCAAGAACAATGCGTTGTAAACGTGATCCAGTCCGTCGATGCGGGCCCAGCATGCGAACGTAAATGCACCGTACTGGCCATCGGTTCGTGTGCGGACACGGGCGCCGGTCCGCGAAAAATCCAAGCCTTCCGATTCGTTGCCGAATCGTCCCGACACTCGTTCGACCGGTCCGACCAACACGCCATCACGTTCATCGGGGGCGCCGACCTGATTGAACATCAGCCGCAGCGAATCGTCCGACGATTCGGCGAAGCGGTCGATGGCGTCGGCTGTGTACAACGCGATCAATCGTTCATCACGACGAAGCTGGCGAATATGATTTTGCCAATCGGCCAAGCGATCGCTTTGTGCGTTGTGACGGCGTCGCTGGACATCGTCATTGGTCGCCAGGTCGTGAAAGTCAGACGCCGACGATGCGGACCCCTTCAACCAATGCCGCTGGCCGGTACGTAACTGTCGTGCCGGCGTGTCGGTGCTGCGAATCTCGACTTGCCCACGAAGGACTTCCACACAGGCGGCGTCGGGGGTCACTTGCAATGCAAACTCGGTCCCCTGGTCGACGATCTGCGCATCGGCGGCTTTGACCGTGAATCCGCGGGCAACCGGTGGGACATTCGCACGCAGGCGACCAAGAAACACCTCGGCTGACCAGTCCGATTCCAAGTTCAGCTCAGCCGGGCCTTCGACGATCAGTGTTGCGCCGCAGAAAAAATCAATCTCGGCGACGCCGGAATCAAATCGCAGTGTTCCGTTGGTTAGCACGTCGCCTTCGTGCAAGCCACTGTTGCCTTTTGGCCAGCGGATGTCGATCGCGCGACGAAGCGTTGCATGTCCGGCGATCAGCCGTTCGGTGGTCGTGTCGGTGTCGCCGGCGGCAAAGGATGATGACGCATCCGGTGCCGGCGACGTGGCCACAGCATCGTCGAGCGAAACACTGCCGCGTTCGGTGCGTGATGGTGCGTCATGTGTTCGCGCGTACCAGGTGATCCCGGCCAATGCGATGATGTTGGCAACCACGCCGACCAGGACCCAACGCGACACCAGCGTCGATCCGCCCGCGTGGCGACCGATCGCCAGTGGCGTTGACATTACATCGGCGCCCGGTGCATCGGATGGCCTGGGCTTTCCCGGGGCATCGACCGCCTGTTGATCCAAGTGTTCGCTGATGTGTACCGCGGTCAGGTAGGTCTGCCGCGCCGCGTCGTCTGTTTCCAAACGGTCTTGCAACCAGTCGAAATCAGCGCGAGAAACGGTCCGCTGCAGCGTTTGAAAGATCACGTTCTTCAAGCGATCAGCCATGCGACGACTCCGATGCCAAACGGCTTTCGACGCAACGCAGTAGCAGTTTGCGCAGGGACTGCACGACGCTGTACAGCTTGCGTGCTCGCTGGCCGGTTTCGCTGGCGATTCGGGCGACCGATTCACCGGGGGAATGCACGCTTAACAGCAGTCGCCGCTGATCGGCGGGCAACTGATCCAGGCAGCGTTCGATCGCTTCGCGTTCTTGATCGCCGCGATCCAAACGCAACTCGGCCGATGCCGCCAATTGTTCAATGACGCTTTCGCGAAACACCAGTCGGTCCCGGGCACGGTCGCGTTGCCAGCTGAGTGTTTTGTAGCGTGCGATCACACAAGCCCAGCGTGTAAATTCGCCGTCGACTTCGGTCGCCGTGTCACAAAACCGGTCGTATTTTCGCCAGCATTCCAGCGCTGTTTCCTGCATCACGTCGTCCACTCCGTCACCAGTGGGCAACAACGCACGGACGAACCGACGGACCGCCTGATCATGACGCGCAAGCAAGCCGACAAAATCGGCGTAGCGGTCATCCAGGGGATCGTCGGGTGGGACGTCATCGGGTGGGGCATCAGGGCGGGAATTCATGCGGATCGAGCCAGAAATCATCGGGCGACACAGAGAGATTCCGGGCACGCCGGAAATTACCAAGCCATTTTGATCATAATAGACAACAAAAAAGCGGCGACCCGAATGATCGAGTCGCCGCGGCGTTGTCAGCAGCTAGGGGGGGCCGTCCGATTCACTTGCCCTCGGCCGCCCATTTTTTCATCAATGCGATGTTGGATTCGATGACCCGCATGTGAGCTTTGTCGCCGTCAGGCTTGCGAAACTTTCGCAAGTATTCCTCCATATCACTGTCGTACATCGCGGCCGATTCCATCTGGCGTCCCTGGTCGCCGGTGTCTTCCATCCAACGATCCAGACGCGACCGCATTTCGGCCAGCTTGTCCTGATAGCCCGGCACATCGGCCAAGTTGTTGATTTCGTACGGGTCGGCCGCCAAATCGTACAACTCCTCCGCCGGTCGGGTCGGGCGAAAAATCAGTTCTTGGATCGCGTCAAGCTTTCCTGCGTCGTGCCATTGCCGCAGTGCAATCAGAATCGCCTTGGCGTCTTTGTAGGCACAAGGCTGTAGGTGCGGCCGCTGAGGGAGGAAGTTGCGGATGTACTTGAAGTCTGCGGTGCGTACCGACCGGATGTGATCGACCGTTTCGTCGCAGCGATCACGCGCCGCAAAGACCGCGTCACGCGGTTGATAATCGTCGGCCAAGATGTCCTGGGCTTGCATCCAAGTCGGGACTTCGATCCCCGCGGCACCCAAGGACAACGCCGCAATGTCGATGTGTTCGACGACGTCATTACGCACGGTTCCCGGTTGGATACCCGGGCCGCTGATCACCAGGGGAACATGAATCCCTTCGTCGTACAGGAATTGTTTTCCACGTGCATGGCTGATGCCGTGATCGGTCATGAACAAGACCAGAGTGTTTTCGCGGATGCCCTCGTCTTCCAATCGCTGTAGCACTTCGCCCACCATGTGATCGGTCATGCGGACCGAGTCCAAATAGGCGGCCCAGTCAGTGACCAGGTCAGGATGTTGCGGGTAATAAGGTGGCAGTTGAACGACATCTTCGCTGGTACGGCTGCCCAGTGTCTTTTCCGCTTGCTCATGAATCCGGCTCCATCCGCTGGCGTCTTTGCCACGCATCTTTCCGCCCTTCGTTTGGATCTGGGCAAAGAAGGGTTGGCCCGGTTTTCGTTCGGACCAATCCGTGCCGTCATAGACCGATGCGTCCCACTGGAAGTTGTAGTCCGTTTTGCCCAGACGTTTGCCGCGATTGGGCCAACCGCTGATCGTCGTGTAATAGCCGGCATCCTGGAACATCTTCGGCACCAATTGGATCGAGGCGGGCAATTCAATTTTGCGTTCGCCGCGTCCGCTGCGATGGTGGTGGGCGCCGATGCTGGTTTGGTACATCCCCGTGATGAACGCCGATCGGCAAGTGCTGCAGACCGGGGCCGTCACGAAGGCGCGATTGAACTGAACACCGCCAGCGGCCAAGGCGTCCACGTTGGGAGTTTCGATCGCCGTTTCGCCATAGCACGAAAAGTTGGCTGACATGTCATCGGGAATGATCCACACGATGTTAGGCCGAGTGGGGCTGGGCCTTGTGGGATTGGACTGTGTGGAGGCCGTGGCCTCATTGTCGGCGATCGCCGGTCCAGCGATCAAACAGCAAGTGATCCAGCCGATTAGGGACAGTGCAGGGTTTCGGGTCATTTTCGCTAAGGTGGGTATCGTTGTGGGGAAAGACGAGGCGGGGAATCTGCCAAACGGGTTCATCATGACTTGGTCGATGAAGGTTTGCCGTTGCAACGTGTTACGGTCGATCCAGGCCCGAGTTGGGGCCGACTGATACGGACGAGCAATCGTCGGATGTCTGCACCACCAGCGTACAATCAAATCCAACGGCGTCGTTGTCTCGGATCGTGACATCGTCGCAGTATTCTAAATCGACCGCCGGGAAATCGGTGACGGCCGGATAGTCTTTGCTGATTTCCAATCGGTTGCCCGAGATGGTCAGGCCGGTGACCGATTGTGCTCGGACCAGGTGCCCGCTGAAGGACCGGATTGTGTTGTCAGTGAAACGAATGTTTCGGTGGAAATGGCCTTCGCCCATATGCTGGGTTTCATTCAACAGCGGTGATGCCAGCAACGGATAAACCGCTCCGCCTTCAAAGCCGACATTGTCAAAGGTGTTTCCGGTGATCGTGATGTTTTGCACGCCACCGGATTCATACCACTTGTTGTTGTCGCCTTCGATCAAGATGCCATGCATCTGGCTGGCAATGACGTTGTCTTGAAGCAACACTTTGCCTTTCGTGGTGATCAAAGCACCGCGTGCGCGGTTTTCGCGGATGGTGTTGTTCTTCATCACCAGATCGGGATACCAAGTCAGGTTTTCCATCGACAACGGTCCTTCGGGCATCCGGTCGGGAACCTCGGCAAGGGTGACCAACAAACGCCGCTCGTTCAGAATCCGCGTCTTGGTGACTTCGGTTTCAAAGAACGGCAGGACGGTGGTTCGCGACAACAACGCGATTCGGTCCCCCGGCTTCGAAAAGACCAGTCCCCATTGCTGGAAGTGGCTGATTTCACACAGGAATTGGCGATCACCCAAGTATTCGACCACTTTGACATAGGCACCGTGAACGTTGATTCCGTCGTCCAACATGTGTTCGAACAAACAGTTTTGTAAGCGGATCGTTCCGCGACATCCGATGAAGTGCGTTGCGTCGGCGCGGGTGGACACGATCCGCTCTTGATTGGATGTCACGACCAACCCGTCCAGTTCCACGTCGTCACATCGTTCGGCGATGACGCCCATGCCACCGGCCGCATGAATGGTCACGTTCTGAATACGTGTTTGGTTGGCTTGGTCCAGATGGATGGCCGGGCAGAGACGACTGGTCGGATGGGTGCCGTAGCTGATCAGAACGCTGCCGACCGGCGGAGGCGATTTGCGAACGCGACCGGAAATCTTCACCGCGTTTTCGCCGGCGTGTGATGCCGTGTAAGGGGCGGAAAAGTTGATCGAATAGTCGCGTGTGTTGAAGATCGGTGCGTTGGTTTTGGGATCGAAGACGATGTTGGATCCCATCCGGTCTTGCCAGTCATACTTTTCCGACAGCAGATTACCGTTCTTGATGGTGTGCGGATAACGTTTCGGATCAACTTCGACGACGAAGCTGCCGTCGTCTGGGTTGCTGGCGATGACGGGCAATTCGTCATGAAACGATCGCTGCCAATCGATCGTAAAATTCTTCAGCGTGATGTCGGTGCACTGGGCCAACACAAACGGGCTGATTCGACCGTGGAACATGAACACGGACCCGCCCCCATCGATGGTCACGTTTTGGTGACCGAACAACGGAAATGCGATGCGTTTCAAACTGTTGTCATGATTGGACACCGCGCGATGTCGTTCGACCGCATTTTCCGGATAAAAGTCATACTGTCCCGCCGCGAAGCGCAGCGTCACGGCATCCCGGTCCGCCAAACTTTCGATCAACCGGTTGACGGCAAATGTGCAATCAGTGCCCGGTCGGATTCCGTGGTCGGCGACATCGATCGTCTGATCGGCAAAAACGGTACTGACGGTCAACGCCAGCATTGTGGTCGCGATGCAACGCATGAAAGGATCTGTGGGGAAGTGGCGGGAATCAGTCTGGTCCGGCTGCACCCTATGCCATCAAACGCCATAAGCCTTCAGGAATCGTGTGCTAGCCCAACGTCATTCTAGCCCGCATGGCCGGGGGCATCGTCGGCGACCGCACCCCACCCTGACAATCCGGACGGATCCCGAGGTGGCGTCATGTCGCAGCCAATCGCCGGTGATTGGCGTTTTTGAATGCGACGCGATTGTTAGTTCTCGTAACGGACCAGATACCATCCGCGTGTCATCGGCAAAAAACGCTGCAGCAAATGGGAATCGCCCAGGCCACCGGTGAAGCTGGTGGGATGGCGCTTGTGCGGATGCCATTCGATCCAGTCGCCTTCGTCCGGGCCGGCAAGCCGCAACCGCAGACCGCCGTGACGGTCCCGTTCGATCGTGTTGATCGTTACGGCGGGTGATTCAAACTTGACGGGCGTCAGCAAAACTAAGGTGCGGGGACGTCCGATGGGGTAGGCCATGAACGGACCGGTCTGGTGCAGTTCGCCGTCCATCAGGGGCCAAGCTTGCCGAAGCGGTTGTGCGAGGGTTTCCAGGCGATCAAGAAGACTGATCATCCGAAACCGCTTGCTTTGCCAAGCGATCGGATCGTGGCCGGTTGCCAGCGAACAAAGGCCGGCCGCCATCATCGTCGTCAACATCAAGCGGCCGATGCCGAGACGGAAACGCCGTTTCTGTCCGAACACCCGACCTGACATCAGTCTTCGCCCGGAACATCGCAGTAGGACAAGGCCATCAGTGCAAAAGCCGTCGCCAGGTTTTTGTCATTTTCAAACCACTGGCCGTTTTCGTTGCTCCAAGATCCGTCGTCGTTTTGGCGTTCGGCCAACTCGGCAATCAGATCGGCTTTCCAGTGATGCGTGTGACCATCGGCATCGGTGACGACTTGCAGGCCCGTTGCGTTCAAGGCGGCCGCGAACGTGTGGTAGTAATAAAACAGGCCGGCCGATCCCATGCCGGGATTCCGATCGACGCCATAGTTCATTTCGATCCAACGCACGGCGGCTTTGACACGCGGGTCGTTTTTCTGCAAGCCCGCATAGATCATGCTTTTCAAACCCGTGTAGGTCATCGATCCATAGCTTCGTAAACCACCATTGGCCGTGGTGCGTTCGTCGGATCGGCCGCTGCGACCCTGAGGTGTGCCTGATTCGGGCGTGGCGTCCGGAATGACATAGTAGAAACCGCCGTCGTCCACCTTGTCCGCGTATGCGGTGTCGTTGTGTGGTGAATCTAGGTTTTGGCAGCGGGATATGAATTTCAATGCGGCTTGGATGGCGGGGTCACCGGTGGGCGTTTCGACGCTGCGAAGCGCCTCGATCAGGTAACCCGTGTTGGACAGATCGGGCCGTTCATCACCGCTGTAGCTGGCGCCGCCGAAGGAAGGGTCGGACGGGTCCTTGCGCTCATTACCGTAATGCAAATCGGTGACAAAGCGTTTGGCGTCCTGCAAGATCTGGTCATAGCGTCCGTCGGCGTTGGCTTGCGCGAAGCAAACCATGGCGACGCAGGTTTCATAGTTCTTCAGCCGACCGCTGCCGTAGATCCCGCCATCCTTTTGAACAAATGATTCCAAGGCTTTTAAGCCCGACGCGACCATTGGATCATCGATCGGACGTCCGTTACGAAGCGCCGACGTGATCGCCAGCGCGGTGATCCCAGGACCGACGCGATCGGAAAATGTGCCGGTGTCCGATTGCCCTTTTTCCTCCAGGAAACTCAGCCCCGCTTGAGTGATCTTGTCCCGCTGTGCGGAAACGGATCGCCATTCGACCGAACCGTTGCCTACTTTGGAGGGCGAATCGGCGAAAGCCGGGACCGCTGTCATCGCGACCAGTCCCAAGGTGACAAAGAACCGCCGGTGGTGGCGAAAATTCCGCCGGCCCCGAAAGGTGGATGGCGACGTGGCGACTGACGGTGAATCCATGGCGGCGATGCTTTCCTGCGATGCGGTAACGGAACGCCGCACAGAAACACGGACGGCGAGTGTTCGCACGCGGTTCCGACCAGACGCTCGTGTGATCGTCCCGCGCGTTTCCGAGCCTTTGTGGGCGGCTGTACACCGGATCGGCAAAGCAAGCAGCGTGCCGGGCAGAGGTCTTGGTCAGCGTTGTCGCGGTTGAGCGACCAAGTCCGCCGATCCGCTGGCCCAATCGTCGGTGCCGTCGACTCGGACGCGGCAGATCAACATCCCGTCGATGGAATCCGGCAATTCGAACGTGTGCCGATTCACGGCGCCGGCATCGGCATCCGCATCGGCCGATGCGATCGACCAGTGTCCCGGTTCGACTTCGCGGACCCAGCCGGCATCGATCCACTGATCGTCGGGTTGATAGCCCACGGGAAAACCGACATCGATTTGTGATTGTCCGTCGATGGGGCTGGACCATTCGATCTGCAAGGGTTGGCCGTCCAAGTGTCCGCTGACGACACGAATCGGCACCGTCTTGGGCGGATTCAATTTCAGGGTCGGGTCCCCCAGCAAGTTGTACAAACGCATGTGCTCATGTCGTTCGTCGATCAACTTCGTCCCGCTGGGGCTGACCACCGCGGCCAAGGTATCGATCAGTTTCCGCGTGGTCGTGCGATCGTCCTGTTCATCGTCGGCATGCATTGCGTTAAGCGTGCCCAACCAGGCGTCGCCCAGACGTGGCACCCGGCGATCATAGATCCCATCGATCAACCCGACCGCGGCGGTGCAGTTGCCATAGGGCATTGTGACCCGGCTGCCGGCGATCATCGCGATCGGACCGAACGGTTGCATCATCATCGACTCAGCCAAACACGGCTGGGATGCATCAAAGGCCCCGGTGTAACACGCCAGCATCAGACCGATGCTGCTGCGTTCTTGGGATCCGGCCAGACGCGACACCGAAACGTTGTCCAGCACCGCGATGCCGTCCTCGGTGGCCGGAACGCGGTCCAGTTGGTCGATCCAACCGTGGCCGGCATAGACCCAAAACCGAGAACCACGTTGGTACCGCCGGATCACCGCGTCGCGAAAGCTGGCGCCTGGCGGATAAAAGCGATGCCCGGGGCTGCCATAAGCGATCGACGTCCGCGTGTCCCCCGGCAGCACGCCGGTAACGATCGCTCGCGTGACTTGTTCGATCGCGGCGTCGGCGATCATCCCGAATCCGCCAATGCCGGCGGTCAATTCGATGCGTTGTCGCCAAGGCCCGAAATCGCGACTGCGTTCGTAGGCTTTCAATCGATTGACAAAGGATTGCACCTGAGCCGGGCTGGTGACAGGGATGCGCCCCACTGCCCGCCTTGGAGTTTGGTCCGGTCCGGCCAGTCCATAGGGCAAGTCCGTGGCGATCGTCGGTGTCGAACCCCAGTTCCGGGTCACCGTGGTTTCGCGGTAATGCGTGGGGATTTGTCGTGCCGGGTCACAAGCGGTACCGATCACCGGTGCGTCACCCAGCAACACAACGTATCGCGTGTTAGTGTCGCTGGCTTGGTTGATTGTCTGGGACAATGATTCGGCCGTCCGTTGTGACGGGATCACCGTGATCTGCAGCGATTCGGCCGTGCGGTGTTCGATCCATTTGCGTGCGGCGGTTTGAAAGGCATCGGGACACACCAAAACGACATCGCCCGCCGACGCGGTGCCAGCGACTGATATCAGCAAAAAGCCCAGCCAGGACGCGTGCCATCGCCATGGTGATTTCACGTTCGCCGGGCGGCCTGACTGCGGCGATGATCCTGGCTGCACCATGGTCGCCCCACGCCGGTCGGTGGTGGATTTGGTCGGTTTGACTGATTCCGTCATCGGGGCCTCATGCACTAGGCTTTGAATAGCGTGACGTTGCTGGGTGGCGGACAGGGGGGTTGGCTAACTGACGTTTTACGGAAGGGCGGCCAAACGCGTTCGCATGGCACGGGGCCATGGCCGGCGAATCGGACACCGTTTTTTCGTTCGGCCGGGTTTCAAAACACTGCGTTCTGCACGGACATTCGTATCCAAAAGGCTTCCATGAGTACCGCCAGTCCCGCATCCCTAAAGCGAATCCCACGTTTGGCGGTGACCGTCGGCGACGTCGCGGGTGCCGGTCCCGAACTGGCGCTTCGCTGTACGATGCTGAGCGAAATCACGGATCGGTGTCAACCGATTCTTGTCGGTCCGGCCGACGTGATTCGGCGGATCGGTGGTCTTTTGGATTTGCCTGTCCCCGAAGTCGCCCATGATTGGGCGGACGTCGAAGCATCCGATCGTCCGATGATTTGGCCCGTCGGTGATCTGGACGCCGTCGCCGTTGTGCCGGGACGCCCTGACGCGGCGACGGGCGCGGCGTCGTTGGCATCGGTCCAGTGGGCGATTGATGCCGCGATCGATCACAGGGTTGCCGGTGTCGTGACCGGCCCCATTCAAAAGGAAGCGTGGCATCAAGCTGGTTGTCCGTTTCCCGGTCACACCGAACTGCTGGCCGATCGGACCGGTGTGACCGACTTTCGAATGATGTTGACCAGCCCCCAAATTTCTTGCGTGCTGGTGACGATTCACGAAGCCATCGCGGATGTACCGAAGCTGATCCGCACATCGTCGATCATTGAAGCGGCCCGGTTGGGGCATGCCGCGGTGTCACGCCGTCTGGGGCGTCCCGCTCGCGTGACCGTTCTGGGATTGAATCCACACGCGGGCGAAGGCGGCTTGTTCAGCCACGGTGAAGAGGAACGTTTGATTCAGCCCGCCGTTGCCCAGCTTTCACGCGAAGGCATTCCTGTGACCGGCCCGTTGCCGCCGGACACGGCTTTCACACCGCGGCAGCGTGACCAGACCGACGTGTATGTTTGCATGTACCACGATCAGGGTTTGATCCCCTTGAAGGCGCTCGCGTTTGACGAAGCCGTCAACGTCACTCTGGGATTGCCGATCGTAAGAACCAGCGTGGATCACGGCACGGCGTTGGACTTGGCTTGGACCGGCCGAGCCAGCCATCACAGCATGCAGGCCGCGATCGAAATGGCGATCGACTTGGCCGCCGACTAGTTCCACCCGTCGACTGGACGTCCGGCATTCAGTGTACGACGCCCAGCCTAACGTTGTCCGGCCACCGTGTTTTGATCCAGGACGCTTCCGCGTGCCTCGTTCAGCATGCCGGCCAAGTCTTCCATAATCACACTGGCCGGCAACGCGTAGCTGACGACGCGGCCGGCGCGAGCGATGTTCATCCCGATCACGCGACCGTCGCTGTCCAAAATCGGACCGCCACATTCATCGGGATTCAGCACGGTGTCGTGTTGAAATACGTCATCGAAGCCGGACAGGCGTGCGCTGCGGGGGCCGTTGACGCGTGCGTCGTTTTCCGTTTCCTGCAGCACGCTAAGATCACGAAGTCGCGCGTCCATCTCCAATCGGTCTTCACCGCGGACGATGGTCAATGCCACGACTTCGCCCGGGTACATTTTGCTCAGCGTGTTGACCACGGCAAAGCGATCGGGTTGCTGGCGGCCATTGATCGCCACGATGCGATCCCCCTGTTCGATGCCCGCTTGATCGGCGCCGCTGCCGGGTTGGACACCACGAACGGTTGCACCGGAGCGTTCGGCGCTGACCAGTTGAACGCCAAGGCGGCCTTTGTGTTCGACACGGACTCGTCGTGAACCGATCGCCCCGATCCCGATCGTGCGTCCGGTGCGTCCGGGGCTGATCAGAAAACTGCCGGCCGTCGGCGTCTGGTCCACCCAAGTCACCGGAGTGAACGTTTCATCAGATTCGATTTTGATCAGACCCAAATCGGACGATCGGCGGACCGCGGCGATGCGTCCGGGCAACAGACGGTTATCCGACATGCGGACGCGGATCGGATCGCCCGTCAATTCACTGCGTTTGGTCAGGACATATCCTTCGGCGGCCACGATCGTGCCCAAGGCCACCGGACGATCACCGCTGTAGACCTTCACGACGCTGTCGATGGTCGACTGTGACAGCGGCGAAACCAAACGCTTCATTTCCGCGTTGTCGCGTCGCTGGGATGTCCGCAGACCCAACTGGTGCCGCAACCAAGCTTCGGTGTCGTCGTAGTCTTGAGCCCGTGCGACATCGACATCGATCGTCATGATCGACAACGCGGCAAGGCAAAGGATCCACCAATTCTTATTCATGACGAAGGGATGCGGTTTCCGGTGTCGGGGACTGGCAGGGTCGTGAAAAGAACAAATCGAAATGGCCGGTAGCGTTTTAACTGCAAAGAAACACATGGCGTCGCTGGCCCCTGTTTCCATCAGTCGTCGTCTTCACCTCGTCCGATTTCCAACAGGACTTTGAACTGGGTGCCGCCGCGGGTCAGCCAAACCACGACGCGTTCACCGGGCATCGTGTTGGAGACCGCGCGGGTCAGCGATTCAAAATTCGAAACGCTGACTTCGCCAAATTGTGTGATCACATCGCC
Coding sequences within:
- a CDS encoding sulfatase family protein, with translation MLLRTFIPSIAFAIVGVGAMFATDEINANDAIAGDDTSRPNILVIMCDDLGYADVGFNGSTDIQTPNLDALAKAGTVCTSGYVAHPFCGPSRMGMMSGRYPHQFGAPFNLPNSGQGADAYAEHGIDPDEVLISTVLQRSGYFTAAVGKWHMGIQSSFHPNHRGFEEYYGFLGGGHKYFPQQFQGVYERQKARGIQHINEYVRPLEHNGRPVKETEYVTDGLSREAVRIIHDAAADDRPFFMFLAYNAPHTPLEAKPEDMAPFAHIDDENRRTYAGMVFAVDRGVGQIANALAETSQLNDTLIVFLSDNGGKTSAGADNGPLREGKGSTYEGGYRVPMFFHWPGVVKAGQTYPHPITALDFYPTFAALADASIPEGKVLDGKDVWSSLIDGDNPRPDEMIYAMRHRQGFSDVGARRGPWKITRTFRSPWKLFNLEQDISESRDLIQQYPDVAAAMIEQTKQWSSTHPRPLWFDNRKAEAEWTRLEMPRHDETFAFERSGQPAGQP
- a CDS encoding LamG-like jellyroll fold domain-containing protein produces the protein MADRLKNVIFQTLQRTVSRADFDWLQDRLETDDAARQTYLTAVHISEHLDQQAVDAPGKPRPSDAPGADVMSTPLAIGRHAGGSTLVSRWVLVGVVANIIALAGITWYARTHDAPSRTERGSVSLDDAVATSPAPDASSSFAAGDTDTTTERLIAGHATLRRAIDIRWPKGNSGLHEGDVLTNGTLRFDSGVAEIDFFCGATLIVEGPAELNLESDWSAEVFLGRLRANVPPVARGFTVKAADAQIVDQGTEFALQVTPDAACVEVLRGQVEIRSTDTPARQLRTGQRHWLKGSASSASDFHDLATNDDVQRRRHNAQSDRLADWQNHIRQLRRDERLIALYTADAIDRFAESSDDSLRLMFNQVGAPDERDGVLVGPVERVSGRFGNESEGLDFSRTGARVRTRTDGQYGAFTFACWARIDGLDHVYNALFLADGYENGEPHWQIDQDGRLLFSVMVDDTPGTGLGGHPQARFHHLYKTRPFWNDSNRNQWFHLVAVYDPPNRRVTQYVNGDIVGDEVIQPKFHVQDLRIGPAEIGNWGQPLRNSPWFAVRNLNGQIDELAIYDAALDANEIQSLYQQGKPLGY
- a CDS encoding sigma-70 family RNA polymerase sigma factor is translated as MNSRPDAPPDDVPPDDPLDDRYADFVGLLARHDQAVRRFVRALLPTGDGVDDVMQETALECWRKYDRFCDTATEVDGEFTRWACVIARYKTLSWQRDRARDRLVFRESVIEQLAASAELRLDRGDQEREAIERCLDQLPADQRRLLLSVHSPGESVARIASETGQRARKLYSVVQSLRKLLLRCVESRLASESSHG
- a CDS encoding sulfatase family protein; translated protein: MTRNPALSLIGWITCCLIAGPAIADNEATASTQSNPTRPSPTRPNIVWIIPDDMSANFSCYGETAIETPNVDALAAGGVQFNRAFVTAPVCSTCRSAFITGMYQTSIGAHHHRSGRGERKIELPASIQLVPKMFQDAGYYTTISGWPNRGKRLGKTDYNFQWDASVYDGTDWSERKPGQPFFAQIQTKGGKMRGKDASGWSRIHEQAEKTLGSRTSEDVVQLPPYYPQHPDLVTDWAAYLDSVRMTDHMVGEVLQRLEDEGIRENTLVLFMTDHGISHARGKQFLYDEGIHVPLVISGPGIQPGTVRNDVVEHIDIAALSLGAAGIEVPTWMQAQDILADDYQPRDAVFAARDRCDETVDHIRSVRTADFKYIRNFLPQRPHLQPCAYKDAKAILIALRQWHDAGKLDAIQELIFRPTRPAEELYDLAADPYEINNLADVPGYQDKLAEMRSRLDRWMEDTGDQGRQMESAAMYDSDMEEYLRKFRKPDGDKAHMRVIESNIALMKKWAAEGK
- a CDS encoding right-handed parallel beta-helix repeat-containing protein, whose protein sequence is MRCIATTMLALTVSTVFADQTIDVADHGIRPGTDCTFAVNRLIESLADRDAVTLRFAAGQYDFYPENAVERHRAVSNHDNSLKRIAFPLFGHQNVTIDGGGSVFMFHGRISPFVLAQCTDITLKNFTIDWQRSFHDELPVIASNPDDGSFVVEVDPKRYPHTIKNGNLLSEKYDWQDRMGSNIVFDPKTNAPIFNTRDYSINFSAPYTASHAGENAVKISGRVRKSPPPVGSVLISYGTHPTSRLCPAIHLDQANQTRIQNVTIHAAGGMGVIAERCDDVELDGLVVTSNQERIVSTRADATHFIGCRGTIRLQNCLFEHMLDDGINVHGAYVKVVEYLGDRQFLCEISHFQQWGLVFSKPGDRIALLSRTTVLPFFETEVTKTRILNERRLLVTLAEVPDRMPEGPLSMENLTWYPDLVMKNNTIRENRARGALITTKGKVLLQDNVIASQMHGILIEGDNNKWYESGGVQNITITGNTFDNVGFEGGAVYPLLASPLLNETQHMGEGHFHRNIRFTDNTIRSFSGHLVRAQSVTGLTISGNRLEISKDYPAVTDFPAVDLEYCDDVTIRDNDAVGFDCTLVVQTSDDCSSVSVGPNSGLDRP